Proteins co-encoded in one Callospermophilus lateralis isolate mCalLat2 chromosome 2, mCalLat2.hap1, whole genome shotgun sequence genomic window:
- the LOC143391349 gene encoding olfactory receptor 51A7-like, producing the protein MFLPNTSEVEVSTFLLIGIPGLEHMHGWISIPICLMYLMAILGNCTILCVIRTEPSLHEPMYYFLSMLALSDLGLSCSSIPTMLSIFLFNTMGISADACIAQEFFIHGFTDMESSVLLIMSFDRFVAIRHPLRYSSILTSSRVVQIGLVFAVKSILLVLPLPFTLKRLRYCNKRLLSHSYCLHQDVMKLACSDNKVNFYYGLFVALCMMSDSVFIAVSYVFILKTVLGIASHGERLKALNTCVSHICAVLIFYVPIITLATMHRFAKHKFPLAMILIADAFLLVPPLMNPIVYCVKTRQIRVKVLEKLGLKSK; encoded by the coding sequence ATGTTTCTTCCGAATACCTCAGAGGTTGAAGTCTCCACATTCCTACTGATTGGGATCCCAGGGCTTGAGCACATGCATGGTTGGATCTCCATCCCTATTTGCCTCATGTACCTAATGGCCATCTTGGGCAACTGCACCATCCTCTGTGTCATCAGAACAGAGCCTTCCCTGCATGAGCCTATGTACTATTTCCTCTCCATGCTGGCCCTATCTGACCTGGGCCTGTCTTGCTCTTCCATCCCCACTATGCTGAGTATCTTCTTGTTTAATACCATGGGGATTTCTGCTGATGCATGCATTGCCCAGGAATTCTTCATCCATGGATTCACAGACATGGAGTCTTCAGTACTCCTGATCATGTCCTTTGATCGCTTTGTAGCCATTCGTCACCCCCTGAGATATAGCTCTATCCTCACCAGCTCCAGAGTTGTACAAATTGGACTAGTATTTGCTGTTAAAAGCATTCTCTTAGTGCTTCCTCTTCCTTTTACATTAAAGAGACTCAGATACTGTAATAAACGCCTATTATCCCACTCCTACTGTCTCCACCAGGATGTCATGAAGCTGGCCTGCTCTGACAATAAGGTTAATTTTTACTATGGGTTGTTTGTTGCACTCTGCATGATGTCTGACAGTGTATTCATTGCTGTTTCCTATGTGTTCATCCTAAAGACTGTATTGGGTATTGCTTCCCATGGGGAGCGGCTCAAAGCTCTTAACACCTGTGTGTCTCACATTTGTGCTGTGCTCATCTTTTATGTGCCAATCATCACCTTGGCTACCATGCATCGCTTTGCTAAGCATAAGTTCCCCTTAGCTATGATTTTGATAGCAGATGCTTTCTTGCTGGTACCACCCTTGATGAATCCCATCGTGTATTGTGTAAAAACTAGGCAGATTAGAGTAAAAGTCTTAGAAAAATTGGGTCTGAAGTCTAAGTGA